The following coding sequences lie in one Arachis ipaensis cultivar K30076 chromosome B05, Araip1.1, whole genome shotgun sequence genomic window:
- the LOC107644555 gene encoding S-protein homolog 5-like, translating into MTISLSKVVVSMSMLLAIIFSLNFNVGVGGDHEDGWIPPATVVVSIYNRLNNKQLGVHCKDKHTDFGFQRVSGGHMWGFTFYPNPLWFTSLYFCSFTWYGAPVHYFDIYDHKRDKNACATCVWDIFETGPCRVTDNASLQCYAWKQ; encoded by the coding sequence ATGACTATATCACTCTCCAAAGTAGTAGTATCAATGTCAATGTTATTAGCCATAATTTTTTCCTTGAATTTCAATGTTGGAGTGGGTGGTGATCATGAGGATGGCTGGATTCCACCAGCCACAGTGGTAGTTTCCATTTACAATAGATTGAACAATAAGCAGCTTGGTGTTCATTGCAAAGACAAACACACAGATTTTGGATTCCAAAGAGTATCAGGTGGGCATATGTGGGGTTTCACCTTCTATCCTAATCCTCTTTGGTTCACATCATTATACTTTTGCAGCTTTACATGGTATGGAGCACCAGTTCACTACTTTGACATTTATGATCACAAACGTGACAAGAATGCCTGTGCAACTTGTGTTTGGGATATCTTTGAAACTGGTCCATGCAGGGTTACGGATAATGCTTCTCTACAATGTTATGCTTGGAAACAATAA